A single window of Anomaloglossus baeobatrachus isolate aAnoBae1 chromosome 9, aAnoBae1.hap1, whole genome shotgun sequence DNA harbors:
- the SPACA9 gene encoding sperm acrosome-associated protein 9 isoform X1: MRLAENRRKRSQKMDFTMNETKQTLKTLEQQCRLLRQQQVTFITALERTREHAHDRIKPVRTLTQVQNYLDNHCHNSTDRRVLSLFLEVCSNLAEFCIKLEAMQSETRSAGGAIEEAITLLSPTNELSNLRAKYPHDVVNHLSCDEARNFYGGVVSLVPIVLDCIREAVGRIEKLQRHGLGSRDGLGAGPGSRQYSDGQAGGGLTHNIGAQTIISQADSSTQMSKIKKHNCGALKPAWRPAGRLYTT, from the exons ATGCGCCTAGCGGAAAACCGCCGCAAAC GGTCCCAGAAGATGGACTTCACCATGAATGAGACCAAGCAGACCCTCAAGACCCTCGAGCAACAGTGCAGACTCCTGAGACAGCAGCAAGTGACCTTCATCACCGCCCTAGAGCGCACACGTGAGCATGCGCATGACCGCATCAAACCTGTGCGCACGCTGACGCAG GTGCAGAACTACTTAGACAACCATTGTCACAACAGCACGGACCGCAGAGTGCTCTCCCTGTTCCTCGAGGTCTGCAGCAATCTGGCTGAGTTTTGCATTAAGCTGGAAGCCATGCAGTCTGAGACGAGGTCAGCAGGGGGCGCCATTGAGGAGGCGATCACCCTGCTCAGCCCCACAAATGAGCTGTCAAACCTCAGGGCCAA GTATCCTCATGACGTTGTTAATCACCTCAGCTGTGATGAAGCCAGGAACTTCTATGGTGGGGTTGTGAGCCTCGTCCCCATCGTTCTGGACTGTATACGGGAAGCGGTGGGCCGGATAGAGAAGCTGCAGCGTCACGGCCTGGGAAGCAGAGACGGGCTCGGTGCCGGTCCGGGGAGCAGGCAGTACAGCGATGGTCAGGCAGGAGGGGGCCTCACACACAACATCGGGGCGCAGACCATCATCAGTCAGGCAGATTCATCTACCCAGATGTCAAAGATAAAGAAACACAATTGTGGGGCCCTCAAACCAGCATGGAGGCCGGCAGGTCGCCTGTATACAACCTAA
- the SPACA9 gene encoding sperm acrosome-associated protein 9 isoform X2: MDFTMNETKQTLKTLEQQCRLLRQQQVTFITALERTREHAHDRIKPVRTLTQVQNYLDNHCHNSTDRRVLSLFLEVCSNLAEFCIKLEAMQSETRSAGGAIEEAITLLSPTNELSNLRAKYPHDVVNHLSCDEARNFYGGVVSLVPIVLDCIREAVGRIEKLQRHGLGSRDGLGAGPGSRQYSDGQAGGGLTHNIGAQTIISQADSSTQMSKIKKHNCGALKPAWRPAGRLYTT, translated from the exons ATGGACTTCACCATGAATGAGACCAAGCAGACCCTCAAGACCCTCGAGCAACAGTGCAGACTCCTGAGACAGCAGCAAGTGACCTTCATCACCGCCCTAGAGCGCACACGTGAGCATGCGCATGACCGCATCAAACCTGTGCGCACGCTGACGCAG GTGCAGAACTACTTAGACAACCATTGTCACAACAGCACGGACCGCAGAGTGCTCTCCCTGTTCCTCGAGGTCTGCAGCAATCTGGCTGAGTTTTGCATTAAGCTGGAAGCCATGCAGTCTGAGACGAGGTCAGCAGGGGGCGCCATTGAGGAGGCGATCACCCTGCTCAGCCCCACAAATGAGCTGTCAAACCTCAGGGCCAA GTATCCTCATGACGTTGTTAATCACCTCAGCTGTGATGAAGCCAGGAACTTCTATGGTGGGGTTGTGAGCCTCGTCCCCATCGTTCTGGACTGTATACGGGAAGCGGTGGGCCGGATAGAGAAGCTGCAGCGTCACGGCCTGGGAAGCAGAGACGGGCTCGGTGCCGGTCCGGGGAGCAGGCAGTACAGCGATGGTCAGGCAGGAGGGGGCCTCACACACAACATCGGGGCGCAGACCATCATCAGTCAGGCAGATTCATCTACCCAGATGTCAAAGATAAAGAAACACAATTGTGGGGCCCTCAAACCAGCATGGAGGCCGGCAGGTCGCCTGTATACAACCTAA